One stretch of Rathayibacter festucae DSM 15932 DNA includes these proteins:
- a CDS encoding ABC transporter permease, whose amino-acid sequence MVMPLTGAPGTTVPGSTVPGAPGPEAPVPGGPASIRGRSNARGFRAARRSFRRHWQLYLLILPPLLYFIVFKYVPMSNAIIAFKDYNVIDGVWGSPWVGFKHFERFFSNPIFWTLLKNTFLLSAYVVLAGFPFPILLALALNEVRLRFFQRTVQMVTYAPYFISTVVVISMTILFLSPKLGPVSDVTSFFGLGAIDFLGDPDFFRHIYVFSDVWQTTGYSAVLYLAALSSIDTSLYEAARMDGASRLQKIWHVDIPGIMPTAITILILGVGNVMAIGFEKAFLLQNSLNLSQSEIIPTYVYKVGLLNADFSQAAAIGLFNGMINLVLLLGVNSLAKRITGQGLW is encoded by the coding sequence ATGGTGATGCCGCTGACCGGCGCGCCCGGGACCACCGTCCCCGGCTCGACCGTGCCCGGCGCCCCCGGCCCGGAGGCGCCCGTCCCCGGCGGCCCGGCGTCGATCCGGGGCCGCTCGAACGCCCGCGGCTTCCGCGCCGCCCGGCGCAGCTTCCGGCGGCACTGGCAGCTCTACCTGCTGATCCTGCCGCCGCTGCTCTACTTCATCGTCTTCAAGTACGTGCCGATGTCGAACGCGATCATCGCGTTCAAGGACTACAACGTCATCGACGGCGTCTGGGGCAGCCCGTGGGTGGGCTTCAAGCACTTCGAGCGGTTCTTCTCGAACCCGATCTTCTGGACGCTGCTGAAGAACACCTTCCTGCTCTCCGCCTACGTGGTGCTGGCCGGCTTCCCGTTCCCGATCCTGCTCGCGCTCGCGCTGAACGAGGTGCGGCTGCGGTTCTTCCAGCGGACCGTGCAGATGGTCACCTACGCGCCGTACTTCATCTCCACGGTCGTCGTGATCTCGATGACGATCCTCTTCCTCTCGCCCAAGCTCGGCCCGGTCAGCGACGTCACGTCGTTCTTCGGACTCGGGGCGATCGACTTCCTCGGCGACCCGGACTTCTTCCGGCACATCTACGTCTTCAGCGACGTCTGGCAGACGACCGGCTATTCCGCCGTCCTCTATCTCGCGGCCCTCTCCTCCATCGACACCTCGCTCTACGAGGCCGCCCGGATGGACGGCGCGAGCCGGCTGCAGAAGATCTGGCACGTCGACATCCCGGGCATCATGCCCACGGCGATCACCATCCTGATCCTCGGCGTCGGCAATGTGATGGCGATCGGATTCGAGAAGGCCTTCCTCCTGCAGAACTCCCTCAATCTCTCGCAGTCCGAGATCATCCCCACCTACGTCTACAAAGTGGGTCTGCTCAACGCCGACTTCAGTCAGGCCGCAGCCATCGGGCTCTTCAACGGAATGATCAATCTGGTCCTGCTCCTGGGCGTCAACTCGCTCGCGAAGCGGATCACGGGACAGGGGCTCTGGTGA
- a CDS encoding LacI family DNA-binding transcriptional regulator — translation MSTTDHGRNGPVVTMRDVAKAAGVSVATVSHVINDKPGARIGEGARLRVQEAVAALGYRPNALAKTLRHGSSRFIGLVADAIATTPFAGQIIHGAQDEAWKHGYVLLIANTEGDRAAEDEAIAMMLEHQVHGILYSTWVHREIVVPEMLQQAGTVLVNCFAPGSGLPAVVPDEEQGGRTAAEELLAAGHRRIAFLNTTTDSPARNGRLAGYRAALAAAGISFDVELVVDTSPEQEGGYLATERVLASRATAVFCHNDRVAMGLYDGLRERGLRIPEDVAVIGFDNQDVIAAHLRPPLSTVALPHYELGAAGVRALLGTERGAADRPQLIPCPPVRRRSI, via the coding sequence ATGAGCACGACGGACCACGGACGCAACGGACCGGTCGTCACCATGCGGGATGTGGCGAAGGCCGCCGGCGTGTCCGTGGCGACCGTCTCGCACGTCATCAACGACAAGCCGGGGGCCCGCATCGGCGAGGGTGCGCGCCTGCGGGTGCAGGAGGCGGTGGCCGCTCTCGGCTACCGCCCGAACGCCCTGGCGAAGACGCTCCGGCACGGGAGCTCTCGCTTCATCGGCCTCGTGGCCGACGCGATCGCGACCACTCCCTTCGCCGGCCAGATCATCCACGGCGCCCAGGACGAGGCCTGGAAGCACGGCTACGTCCTGCTGATCGCGAACACCGAGGGCGACCGCGCCGCCGAGGACGAGGCGATCGCGATGATGCTCGAGCACCAGGTGCACGGCATCCTCTACTCGACATGGGTCCACCGCGAGATCGTCGTCCCCGAGATGCTCCAGCAGGCCGGCACCGTTCTCGTCAACTGCTTCGCCCCCGGCAGTGGGCTGCCGGCGGTCGTGCCGGACGAGGAGCAGGGCGGGAGGACAGCAGCCGAGGAGCTGCTCGCCGCGGGCCACCGGCGCATCGCCTTCCTGAACACGACCACCGACTCCCCCGCGCGCAACGGCCGGCTGGCCGGCTACCGCGCCGCTCTCGCCGCGGCCGGGATCTCCTTCGACGTCGAGCTGGTCGTCGACACCTCCCCCGAGCAGGAGGGCGGCTACCTCGCGACGGAGCGCGTCCTCGCCTCCCGCGCCACCGCGGTCTTCTGCCACAACGACCGCGTGGCGATGGGTCTCTACGACGGACTCCGCGAGCGCGGACTGCGGATCCCCGAGGACGTCGCGGTGATCGGCTTCGACAACCAGGACGTCATCGCGGCGCACCTCCGCCCCCCGCTCAGCACTGTCGCGCTGCCGCACTACGAGCTCGGCGCCGCCGGTGTGCGCGCTCTTCTCGGCACTGAGCGCGGAGCCGCCGACCGCCCGCAGCTGATCCCCTGCCCACCCGTGCGACGCCGGTCGATCTGA
- a CDS encoding carbohydrate ABC transporter permease: MTTPVLTRPAATPSASAPGPRPRRPRRSPRLRVQRTLLTVTIVAIVLVQVYPLAWLFLTSFRTAADFAGGDPFALPAAVTLENYSRAFATGNLGLNIVNSLIVTLGASAVIVVAGMMAAFALQVLGFRFSRLVRSLFLLGIIVPVQIALVPLFIDYSQVGLLDTHLSMIIPLAAFALPMAVYLFSSFYEYIPAEMYEAASLDGAGPYRIFLRITSPLSVNTIITVVLVNSIFIWNDFIFANTFVLSDGLKTIPLGLQNYIGAMGNTDWTATFAAVCVTVTPLLLVFLVLNKAMIQGLESGATKG; this comes from the coding sequence ATGACCACGCCCGTGCTCACCCGCCCGGCGGCGACGCCGTCCGCCTCCGCGCCCGGACCCCGCCCTCGCCGACCGCGCCGGTCCCCGCGGCTCCGGGTGCAGCGCACGCTGCTCACGGTGACGATCGTCGCGATCGTCCTCGTGCAGGTGTACCCGCTCGCCTGGCTGTTCCTGACCAGCTTCCGCACGGCGGCCGACTTCGCCGGCGGCGACCCCTTCGCGCTGCCCGCGGCGGTCACGCTCGAGAACTACTCCCGGGCCTTCGCCACCGGGAACCTGGGTCTGAACATCGTGAACAGCCTCATCGTCACCCTCGGCGCCAGCGCCGTCATCGTCGTGGCCGGCATGATGGCGGCGTTCGCCCTGCAGGTGCTCGGATTCCGGTTCAGCAGGCTCGTGCGATCGCTGTTCCTGCTCGGGATCATCGTCCCCGTGCAGATCGCGCTCGTCCCGCTGTTCATCGACTACTCGCAGGTCGGGCTCCTCGACACGCACCTGTCGATGATCATCCCGCTCGCCGCCTTCGCGCTGCCGATGGCGGTGTACCTCTTCTCGTCGTTCTACGAGTACATCCCCGCCGAGATGTACGAGGCGGCCTCGCTGGACGGAGCCGGGCCGTACCGGATCTTCCTCCGGATCACCTCGCCGCTCTCGGTCAACACCATCATCACGGTGGTGCTCGTCAACAGCATCTTCATCTGGAACGACTTCATCTTCGCCAACACCTTCGTCCTCTCGGACGGATTGAAGACCATTCCGCTCGGCCTGCAGAACTACATCGGTGCGATGGGGAACACTGACTGGACGGCCACCTTCGCGGCGGTCTGCGTGACGGTGACGCCACTGCTGCTGGTCTTCCTCGTCCTGAACAAGGCCATGATCCAAGGCCTGGAGAGCGGAGCGACCAAGGGATGA
- a CDS encoding carbohydrate ABC transporter permease codes for MLPRRSRLSVLVFLLPPLVVYGLAVLLPIVQSLVLSFFRWDGITDMAFVGLDNYIKMLTRDDVFWTSFGNALGYLAICLVLQLGGALIVASLLTALPRFRELVKTLYLLPAVISTVAIAILFQRIYSLEPLGLVNQALSWIGLDGLQTAWLSNVSTVLAAVSIPEGWRFTGLYMLIIYAALLAVPRELEEAARLDGATWWQLFRRVRFPYIRPVWITTTIMATTFALRGFDIPYLLTNGGPGQSSELLTTYMYKTAFVHTDYGYASAISVFIVIECLIAVGVILLLLRRRDDS; via the coding sequence ATGCTCCCCCGCCGCTCCCGCCTCTCCGTCCTCGTCTTCCTGCTGCCACCGCTCGTGGTCTACGGCCTGGCGGTGCTGCTGCCGATCGTGCAGTCGCTCGTCCTGAGCTTCTTCCGCTGGGACGGCATCACCGACATGGCCTTCGTCGGGCTCGACAACTACATCAAGATGCTGACCCGCGACGACGTCTTCTGGACCTCGTTCGGCAACGCCCTCGGCTATCTGGCGATCTGCCTCGTCCTGCAGCTCGGCGGCGCTCTGATCGTGGCGAGCCTGCTCACCGCCCTCCCGCGGTTCCGCGAGCTGGTCAAGACGCTCTACCTGCTGCCCGCGGTCATCTCGACGGTCGCGATCGCGATCCTGTTCCAGCGGATCTACTCGCTGGAGCCGCTGGGCCTGGTCAACCAGGCACTCAGCTGGATCGGGCTCGACGGCCTGCAGACCGCCTGGCTCTCGAACGTCTCGACCGTGCTCGCCGCCGTCTCGATCCCCGAGGGCTGGCGCTTCACCGGCCTCTACATGCTGATCATCTACGCCGCCCTGCTCGCGGTGCCGCGAGAGCTCGAGGAGGCGGCGCGGCTGGACGGCGCCACCTGGTGGCAGCTCTTCCGGCGGGTGCGCTTCCCCTACATCCGCCCGGTCTGGATCACGACGACGATCATGGCCACCACCTTCGCCCTGCGCGGGTTCGACATCCCGTACCTGCTCACCAACGGCGGACCGGGCCAGTCGTCCGAGCTGCTGACCACCTACATGTACAAGACGGCCTTCGTGCACACCGACTACGGCTACGCCAGCGCGATCTCGGTGTTCATCGTGATCGAGTGCCTGATCGCGGTCGGCGTCATCCTCCTGCTCCTGCGTCGAAGGGACGACTCATGA
- a CDS encoding ABC transporter substrate-binding protein gives MPAITRRGSFLAAASTALVLLLSGCAGGSAGVAPTDVHPEGEIVPRPISWLLSRPADGGVITAMQQIADEYAADHPGFELDLITTPDRPSYVQKYETLAAANKLPELFDTDATPFAQKLASQGRMMDVDALLEDLGLADDYRTAALDYQRFDDGSLHMVPFEFQLEFFWYNSALLEKAGVPVPATLDDFPAMCEALRAQGVTPIALDGQDQWPLERYMAYYPFRTAGPQYVQDLKSGKASFSDAPGRAAAEWLSSLGEAGCFQEGFSSTGYADAQALFTSGKAAVYNIGTWELGNLATESLDPAVRDSVDYFTLPSVEGAVTADDEYVTPSGIGMAVNARTYDPLVRDFLAFALKRYPEVYAATGALSPTTTATTAVPGDATPLYSRAVEQADSVGSAIAMPWDTQLDPATNTRLQQELTLLVQGDTTPDQFVETMDAALAENSDD, from the coding sequence ATGCCCGCCATCACGCGCAGAGGCTCGTTCCTCGCCGCAGCCTCGACCGCCCTCGTCCTCCTGCTCTCCGGCTGCGCCGGGGGCTCGGCGGGCGTCGCTCCCACCGACGTGCACCCCGAGGGCGAGATCGTCCCCCGCCCGATCTCGTGGCTGCTCTCGAGACCCGCCGACGGAGGCGTCATCACCGCGATGCAGCAGATCGCGGACGAGTACGCGGCCGATCACCCCGGCTTCGAGCTCGACCTGATCACGACTCCCGACCGTCCCTCCTACGTGCAGAAGTACGAGACGCTCGCTGCGGCGAACAAGCTGCCCGAGCTCTTCGACACCGACGCCACCCCGTTCGCGCAGAAGCTCGCCTCGCAGGGCCGCATGATGGACGTCGACGCGCTGCTCGAGGACCTCGGACTCGCGGACGACTACCGCACGGCCGCCCTCGACTACCAGCGCTTCGACGACGGCTCCCTCCACATGGTGCCGTTCGAGTTCCAGCTCGAGTTCTTCTGGTACAACTCGGCGCTCCTCGAGAAGGCCGGCGTCCCGGTCCCGGCGACCCTCGACGACTTCCCGGCGATGTGCGAGGCGCTGCGCGCCCAGGGCGTCACTCCGATCGCCCTCGACGGCCAGGACCAGTGGCCGCTCGAGCGCTACATGGCCTACTACCCGTTCCGCACGGCCGGCCCGCAGTACGTGCAGGACCTCAAGAGCGGCAAGGCCTCCTTCTCGGACGCGCCCGGTCGCGCCGCGGCCGAGTGGCTCTCGTCCCTCGGTGAGGCGGGCTGCTTCCAGGAGGGCTTCTCCTCGACCGGCTACGCCGATGCGCAGGCGCTCTTCACCTCGGGGAAGGCCGCGGTCTACAACATCGGCACCTGGGAGCTGGGCAACCTCGCGACCGAGTCCCTCGATCCGGCCGTGCGCGACTCCGTCGACTACTTCACCCTGCCGAGCGTCGAGGGAGCGGTGACGGCCGACGACGAGTACGTCACGCCGTCCGGCATCGGCATGGCCGTCAACGCCCGGACCTACGACCCGCTGGTGCGCGACTTCCTCGCCTTCGCCCTGAAGCGCTACCCCGAGGTCTACGCCGCCACCGGCGCCCTCTCGCCCACCACCACGGCCACCACGGCGGTCCCCGGCGACGCGACCCCGCTGTACTCCCGCGCGGTCGAGCAGGCCGACAGCGTCGGCTCCGCCATCGCGATGCCCTGGGACACCCAGCTCGACCCCGCGACCAACACCCGCCTGCAGCAGGAGCTGACCCTGCTCGTCCAGGGGGACACCACGCCGGACCAGTTCGTCGAGACCATGGACGCGGCCCTCGCGGAGAACAGCGATGACTGA
- a CDS encoding GH32 C-terminal domain-containing protein, which translates to MSQRGFFRPENAWVGDLIPWQADGEFHLFHLHETRATPKEGMPWRRVITRNLIDFEDAGVALASGGPLADDFNVYTGSVVQDSDGVHHVFYTGQNPERRGTDGLPLQLVLHATSRDGMRSWQRRPADTFGATPGYETADWRDPFVLRDEEAGVWRMLITARHADGPSRRRGVIAQCTSTDLVTWDAAEPFWDPRRYLAHECPEVFQWGGWWYLVWSEFSDSFTTRYRMSRDLHGPWLVPEHDTVDGRAFYAAKSAERDGRRFFFGWIASREGSSDDGAWQWAGTLSVLEAEQRGDGTLAFHLTEELRESFEEPRPLAPEGSVLDAPDGYAQLLSGEEAPSAFRLVATLDIGAGMTECGVLLRASADGDESYVLRLEPRRHRLVLDRWPRRATGTEQWQISGDVPFAVELERPVRLEPGRHELEVVVDGDLCIATVDDAVVLSTRLYDRPAGDVGVFVGEGRIDVLGFALAARRRSSGTDRTRRLVSAGA; encoded by the coding sequence ATGAGTCAACGCGGCTTCTTCCGCCCCGAGAACGCCTGGGTCGGGGATCTCATCCCCTGGCAGGCCGACGGGGAGTTCCACCTCTTCCACCTGCACGAGACCCGGGCGACCCCGAAGGAGGGCATGCCCTGGCGCCGCGTGATCACGCGGAACCTGATCGACTTCGAGGACGCGGGAGTCGCACTCGCCTCCGGCGGTCCGCTCGCCGACGACTTCAACGTCTACACGGGCAGCGTCGTGCAGGACTCCGACGGCGTCCACCACGTGTTCTACACCGGGCAGAACCCGGAGCGCCGGGGCACCGACGGCCTCCCGCTGCAGCTGGTCCTGCACGCGACCAGCCGCGACGGCATGCGCTCCTGGCAGCGCCGCCCCGCGGACACCTTCGGCGCGACACCCGGGTACGAGACGGCCGACTGGCGCGATCCCTTCGTGCTCCGCGACGAGGAGGCCGGAGTCTGGCGCATGCTGATCACCGCGCGGCACGCCGACGGCCCGTCTCGACGGCGCGGCGTGATCGCCCAGTGCACCTCGACCGACCTCGTCACCTGGGACGCGGCCGAGCCGTTCTGGGACCCGCGCCGCTACCTCGCCCACGAGTGCCCGGAGGTCTTCCAGTGGGGCGGATGGTGGTACCTCGTCTGGTCCGAGTTCAGCGACTCCTTCACCACCCGCTACCGGATGTCGCGCGATCTGCACGGGCCCTGGCTCGTGCCGGAGCACGATACCGTCGACGGCCGGGCCTTCTACGCCGCGAAGTCGGCCGAGCGCGACGGACGCCGCTTCTTCTTCGGCTGGATCGCCTCCCGCGAGGGCTCGAGCGATGACGGCGCCTGGCAGTGGGCCGGCACCCTCTCGGTGCTCGAGGCCGAGCAGCGCGGCGACGGCACTCTCGCCTTCCACCTGACGGAGGAGCTGCGCGAGAGCTTCGAGGAGCCCCGGCCCCTGGCACCGGAGGGGAGCGTCCTCGACGCGCCCGACGGCTACGCGCAGCTGCTGAGCGGGGAGGAGGCGCCCAGCGCGTTCCGACTGGTCGCCACCCTCGACATCGGCGCCGGCATGACCGAGTGCGGCGTGCTCCTCCGGGCGAGCGCCGACGGCGACGAGAGCTACGTCCTGCGTCTCGAGCCGCGTCGCCACCGTCTCGTCCTCGACCGCTGGCCCCGCCGCGCGACCGGGACGGAGCAGTGGCAGATCTCCGGAGACGTCCCCTTCGCCGTCGAGCTCGAGCGGCCGGTCCGGCTCGAGCCCGGGCGCCACGAGCTCGAGGTCGTCGTCGACGGCGACCTCTGCATCGCGACGGTCGACGACGCCGTCGTGCTCAGCACGCGCCTCTACGACCGCCCCGCCGGCGACGTCGGCGTCTTCGTCGGCGAGGGCCGGATCGACGTCCTCGGCTTCGCGCTCGCCGCCCGCCGCCGCTCGAGCGGCACCGACCGGACGCGCCGGCTCGTCTCCGCCGGCGCCTGA
- a CDS encoding carbohydrate kinase family protein, giving the protein MAGERGGGERGGADRPAVLVLGDVLIDELRTPDGSTDVAGGSALNVAVGFAVLGVPAVLAGMVGDDPAGALLRAHLEEHGVPLLATAAPLGTGRAVSDRTAGEPRYSFSEASRRRTIMATPALRRAAARADLIVVSGFPFDDPDEVQTLTALVPPTARLAIDANPRTGLLRDRAAFAEGLLRLAARADLVKLGAEDAELVFGAALAHGTRRLLASGARAVLETAGSAGAALVRGSERTDAPVTTAPGAIVDTMGAGDATFTTVVAALTSDESDSAVLGRAMAIAAATIRSPGGLLRPAV; this is encoded by the coding sequence ATGGCCGGTGAGCGGGGCGGAGGTGAGCGGGGCGGCGCCGACCGTCCCGCGGTCCTCGTCCTCGGCGACGTGCTGATCGACGAGCTGCGCACGCCGGACGGGTCGACCGACGTCGCGGGAGGCTCCGCGCTGAACGTCGCGGTGGGGTTCGCGGTCCTGGGGGTTCCGGCCGTGCTCGCCGGCATGGTCGGCGACGATCCGGCCGGCGCGCTGCTCCGCGCCCACCTCGAGGAGCACGGTGTGCCGCTGCTGGCGACCGCGGCTCCGCTCGGAACCGGTCGCGCCGTCTCGGACCGCACCGCGGGCGAGCCGCGGTACTCGTTCTCGGAGGCGTCGCGGCGGCGGACGATCATGGCGACTCCGGCGCTGCGGCGGGCGGCCGCGCGGGCCGACCTGATCGTCGTCAGCGGGTTCCCCTTCGACGACCCCGACGAGGTGCAGACCCTGACGGCGCTCGTGCCCCCCACGGCCCGGCTGGCGATCGACGCGAACCCGCGGACCGGCCTGCTGCGCGACCGGGCCGCCTTCGCCGAGGGCCTGCTGCGACTCGCGGCCCGCGCCGATCTGGTGAAGCTGGGCGCCGAGGACGCCGAGCTCGTCTTCGGCGCCGCTCTGGCCCACGGCACCAGGCGGCTGCTCGCCTCCGGTGCGCGGGCCGTGCTCGAGACGGCGGGCTCCGCCGGAGCCGCGCTGGTGCGCGGTTCGGAGCGCACCGACGCGCCCGTCACGACGGCCCCGGGCGCGATCGTCGACACCATGGGTGCCGGTGACGCCACGTTCACCACGGTCGTCGCCGCCCTCACCTCCGACGAGAGCGACTCCGCCGTCCTCGGCAGAGCCATGGCGATCGCCGCAGCGACGATCCGCTCCCCCGGTGGGCTGCTCCGGCCGGCCGTCTGA
- a CDS encoding glycoside hydrolase family 32 protein: protein MTTTALSVRPAVHFAPARHWMNDPNGLIHHDGRYHLYFQHNPSGDDWGNMSWGHASSADLLEWTEHPVALLHDEHEGVFSGSIVSDRTNSSGLGTAERPPLVALYTSAREGSQAQALASSLNGGETWTKHGVVLDRGTADFRDPKVFRHGDHWIMATVEALDRQVHLFRSEDLRDWEPLSVFGPAGSTEGMWECPDLFPLDDRWVLVISTNPGNPAGGSGMQYFVGDFDGTTFTATSWDWLDRGRDFYAGVTVSDAPEPTMIGWMSNWDYAHTVPTSPWRGSAALPRLLSLEGERLVQRPALPSTGEPDFSSDDASPEAGLFTVPESAHGRALRIRLVGRPAEAPLELVVRASADGLRGTIVRLEEGRLSIDRRDSGDSAFSDIFASVSETALPHRPDGTVELDVWVDASSIEVFADDGRIVLTDQIFPADDDIAVLLRSESAVLAGVSLDVTVLDGR, encoded by the coding sequence ATGACCACCACCGCTCTCTCCGTGCGCCCGGCCGTGCACTTCGCACCGGCCCGCCACTGGATGAACGACCCCAACGGCCTGATCCACCACGACGGCCGCTACCACCTCTACTTCCAGCACAATCCGAGCGGCGACGACTGGGGCAACATGAGCTGGGGCCACGCCTCCAGCGCCGACCTCCTCGAGTGGACCGAGCACCCCGTCGCCCTGCTGCACGACGAGCACGAGGGCGTCTTCTCGGGCTCGATCGTGTCCGACCGCACGAACTCCTCCGGGCTGGGCACCGCCGAGCGGCCGCCGCTCGTCGCGCTGTACACCTCCGCGCGCGAGGGCAGCCAGGCGCAGGCCCTCGCGTCGAGCCTGAACGGCGGCGAGACCTGGACCAAGCACGGCGTGGTCCTGGACCGCGGCACGGCCGACTTCCGCGACCCGAAGGTCTTCCGCCATGGGGACCACTGGATCATGGCGACCGTGGAGGCGCTCGACCGGCAGGTGCACCTCTTCCGCTCGGAGGATCTGCGCGACTGGGAGCCGCTCTCGGTCTTCGGCCCGGCCGGCTCCACCGAGGGGATGTGGGAGTGCCCCGACCTCTTCCCGCTCGACGACCGCTGGGTCCTCGTGATCTCGACCAACCCGGGCAACCCGGCCGGCGGCTCGGGCATGCAGTACTTCGTCGGCGACTTCGACGGCACGACCTTCACGGCGACGTCCTGGGACTGGCTCGACCGTGGCCGCGACTTCTACGCGGGCGTGACCGTGTCCGACGCTCCGGAGCCGACGATGATCGGCTGGATGAGCAACTGGGACTACGCGCACACGGTGCCGACCTCCCCCTGGCGCGGATCCGCCGCTCTGCCCCGCCTGCTCTCGCTCGAGGGCGAGCGGCTGGTCCAGCGTCCGGCGCTCCCGTCGACCGGGGAGCCCGACTTCTCCTCCGACGACGCCTCCCCGGAAGCGGGGCTCTTCACGGTCCCGGAGAGCGCGCACGGTCGGGCTCTGCGGATCCGCCTCGTGGGCCGGCCCGCCGAGGCTCCCCTCGAGCTCGTCGTGCGCGCCTCGGCCGACGGCCTGCGCGGCACGATCGTGCGCCTCGAGGAGGGTCGCCTGAGCATCGACCGCCGCGACTCCGGCGACAGCGCCTTCTCGGACATCTTCGCGAGCGTCTCGGAGACCGCGCTCCCGCACCGCCCCGACGGGACCGTCGAGCTCGACGTGTGGGTCGACGCGTCCTCGATCGAGGTGTTCGCCGACGACGGCCGGATCGTCCTCACGGACCAGATCTTCCCCGCCGACGACGACATCGCCGTGCTGCTGCGCTCCGAGTCCGCGGTCCTCGCGGGCGTCTCCCTCGATGTCACCGTGCTCGATGGCCGGTGA